A region from the Actinoplanes sp. OR16 genome encodes:
- the trpB gene encoding tryptophan synthase subunit beta, with protein MAEPGELGRFGEYGGRFVPESLIPACARVEEAFRDAWSDPRFRRDLDRLLAVHAGRPTALTPAWRLSAELGINVLLKREDLAHTGSHKINNVLGQALLARRMGKTRLLAETGAGQHGVATATAGALLGLGVTVYMGEKDIERQALNVFRMKMLGTEVVPVTSGSRTLKDATSEAMRQWVTCVDEAHYCLGSVMGPHPYPWMVREFQRVIGDEARQQCAAELSTGVPDYVVACVGGGSNAAGTFAGFADTGAQLIGVEASGGAAVASGQTGVLHGFRSYLLQDENGQVSEAHSIAPGLDYPGVGPEHAHLNDIGRARYVTVGDDEVVPAVHRLARTEGILPALESAHAIAWVIRAAGTGELPPFSTVLVTLSGRGDKDVATLMEADPMEAGPMEAGS; from the coding sequence ATGGCGGAGCCGGGCGAGCTCGGCCGGTTCGGTGAGTACGGGGGCCGTTTCGTTCCCGAGTCGCTGATCCCGGCCTGTGCCCGGGTCGAGGAGGCCTTCCGGGACGCCTGGAGTGACCCGCGGTTCCGCCGCGATCTGGATCGTCTGCTGGCCGTGCACGCCGGACGGCCGACAGCACTCACCCCGGCCTGGCGGCTCTCCGCCGAGCTCGGCATCAACGTGCTGCTCAAGCGCGAGGACCTGGCGCACACCGGCTCCCACAAAATCAACAACGTGCTCGGCCAGGCGCTGTTGGCCCGCCGGATGGGCAAGACGCGGCTGCTCGCCGAGACCGGCGCCGGGCAGCACGGCGTGGCGACCGCGACGGCCGGGGCGCTGCTCGGGCTCGGCGTCACTGTCTACATGGGCGAGAAGGACATCGAGCGGCAGGCGCTGAACGTCTTCCGGATGAAGATGCTCGGCACCGAGGTGGTTCCGGTGACCAGCGGCAGCCGGACGCTCAAGGACGCCACCAGCGAGGCCATGCGGCAGTGGGTCACCTGCGTCGACGAGGCGCACTACTGCCTCGGCTCGGTGATGGGACCCCATCCGTACCCCTGGATGGTCCGGGAGTTCCAGCGGGTCATCGGGGACGAGGCGCGGCAGCAGTGCGCGGCCGAGCTGAGCACCGGAGTGCCGGACTACGTGGTCGCCTGCGTGGGCGGCGGATCGAACGCGGCCGGGACGTTCGCCGGGTTCGCCGACACCGGCGCTCAGCTGATCGGCGTGGAGGCGAGTGGCGGCGCGGCCGTCGCGTCCGGGCAGACGGGCGTTCTGCACGGCTTCCGGTCGTACCTCCTGCAGGACGAGAACGGGCAGGTCAGCGAGGCGCACTCGATCGCGCCGGGGCTTGACTACCCGGGGGTGGGCCCGGAGCACGCGCACCTCAACGACATCGGGCGGGCCCGGTACGTCACGGTCGGCGATGACGAGGTCGTCCCGGCGGTGCACCGGCTGGCCCGTACCGAGGGGATCCTGCCGGCGCTGGAGTCGGCGCACGCCATCGCGTGGGTGATCCGGGCGGCCGGCACGGGCGAGCTGCCGCCGTTCTCGACGGTCCTGGTGACGCTCTCCGGCCGGGGTGACAAGGACGTGGCGACCCTGATGGAGGCCGACCCGATGGAGGCTGGCCCGATGGAGGCTGGATCGTGA
- a CDS encoding DNA repair helicase XPB, producing the protein MSGGPLIVQSDKTLLLEVDHPDAHACRMAIAPFAELERSPEHVHTYRLTPLGLWNSRAAGHDAESVVDALIKFSRYPVPHALLVDIAETMDRYGRLQLLNDPVHGLVLRGLDKIVLVEVAKSKKLAGMLGARLDDETIAVHGSERGRLKQALLKLGWPAEDLAGYVDGEAHEIALKEDGWVLRSYQQEAVDGFWAGGSGVVVLPCGAGKTLVGAAAMATAKATTLILVTNTVAGRQWKRELLARTTLTEEEIGEYSGERKEIRPVTIATYQVLTSRRGGAFTHLDLFGARDWGLVVYDEVHLLPAPIFRFTADLQARRRLGLTATLVREDGREGDVFSLIGPKRYDAPWKDIEAQGWIAPAECVEVRVTLTDSERMTYAVAEAEERYRMAASARTKLPVVKALIAKHPNEQVLVIGGFLEQLHELGEYLDAPIVQGSTTNKERERLFDAFRDGSLRTLILSKVGNFSIDLPEAAVAIQVSGTFGSRQEEAQRLGRVLRPKGDGRQAHFYTVVSRDTIDTEYAAHRQRFLAEQGYAYTIVDADDVLGPPLPQID; encoded by the coding sequence GTGAGCGGCGGACCACTGATCGTGCAATCGGACAAAACCCTGCTCCTCGAGGTGGATCATCCGGACGCGCACGCGTGCCGGATGGCGATCGCACCTTTCGCCGAGCTGGAACGCTCGCCGGAGCACGTACACACCTATCGTCTGACCCCGCTCGGGCTCTGGAACTCCCGGGCGGCCGGCCACGACGCCGAGAGCGTGGTCGACGCTCTCATCAAGTTCTCGCGTTACCCGGTTCCGCATGCGCTGCTCGTCGACATCGCCGAGACCATGGATCGGTACGGACGGTTGCAGCTGCTCAACGACCCGGTCCACGGCCTTGTCCTACGCGGCCTCGACAAGATCGTGCTGGTCGAGGTGGCGAAGTCGAAGAAACTGGCCGGCATGCTCGGCGCCCGGCTGGACGACGAGACGATCGCCGTGCACGGATCCGAGCGCGGCCGGCTCAAGCAGGCTCTCCTCAAGCTCGGCTGGCCCGCCGAGGACCTCGCCGGTTACGTCGACGGCGAGGCGCACGAGATCGCGCTGAAGGAGGACGGCTGGGTCCTCCGGTCCTACCAGCAGGAGGCCGTGGACGGCTTCTGGGCTGGTGGCTCCGGCGTCGTCGTGCTGCCCTGTGGCGCCGGCAAGACCCTGGTCGGCGCGGCAGCGATGGCGACGGCCAAGGCCACCACCCTGATCCTGGTGACGAACACGGTCGCCGGCCGCCAGTGGAAACGCGAGCTGCTGGCCCGCACCACGCTGACCGAGGAGGAGATCGGGGAGTACAGCGGCGAGCGCAAGGAGATCCGCCCGGTCACCATCGCGACGTACCAGGTGCTCACCTCACGCCGCGGCGGCGCCTTCACCCACCTCGACCTCTTCGGGGCACGCGACTGGGGCCTGGTGGTCTACGACGAGGTGCACCTGCTGCCCGCGCCGATCTTCCGGTTCACGGCCGACCTGCAGGCCCGCCGCCGGCTCGGCCTCACCGCCACCCTGGTCCGCGAGGACGGGCGGGAGGGCGACGTGTTCTCGCTGATCGGTCCCAAGCGCTACGACGCCCCGTGGAAGGACATCGAGGCGCAGGGCTGGATCGCCCCGGCCGAGTGTGTCGAGGTCCGGGTCACGCTCACCGATTCGGAGCGGATGACGTACGCGGTGGCCGAGGCCGAGGAGCGCTACCGGATGGCCGCCTCGGCCCGCACCAAGCTGCCGGTGGTGAAGGCGCTGATCGCCAAGCACCCGAACGAGCAGGTCCTGGTCATCGGCGGTTTCCTGGAGCAGCTGCACGAGCTGGGCGAATACCTCGATGCCCCGATCGTGCAGGGCTCCACGACGAACAAGGAGCGCGAGCGCCTCTTCGACGCGTTCCGCGACGGCTCGCTGCGGACGCTGATCCTCTCCAAGGTCGGCAACTTCTCGATCGACCTGCCCGAGGCGGCGGTGGCGATCCAGGTGTCCGGCACCTTCGGCTCCCGCCAGGAGGAGGCCCAGCGGCTCGGCCGGGTGCTGCGCCCGAAGGGTGACGGCCGGCAGGCCCACTTCTACACGGTCGTCTCCCGGGACACGATCGACACCGAGTACGCCGCACACCGCCAGCGTTTCCTGGCCGAGCAGGGCTACGCCTACACCATCGTCGACGCCGACGACGTCCTCGGCCCGCCACTACCGCAGATCGACTGA
- a CDS encoding GntR family transcriptional regulator: protein MADRVPAYRRIATDLAEKIREGVYRPGDALPAQRELSASYGVTLMTLRQALQELRDQGLIVQQAGRGTYVTPAHAAYRVDTLRSFVEDLREQGHDVTTEVLSFQGGILERLRLLGGVPAIHQRSKIAEPFAAKVHSGNFRNVSLYEALTEAGATIARASERIIPGLLGDDHARLLRRPAGSPVFVSERTTYGIGDEILVEDRAVILGDLLEIRAERAATRLSLQWSSVDLR from the coding sequence ATGGCGGATCGAGTACCGGCCTATCGGCGCATCGCCACCGACCTGGCCGAGAAGATCCGCGAGGGCGTCTACCGGCCCGGCGACGCGCTGCCGGCGCAGCGGGAGCTGAGCGCCAGTTACGGCGTGACGCTGATGACCCTGCGCCAGGCGCTTCAAGAACTCCGCGACCAGGGCTTGATCGTGCAGCAGGCGGGCCGGGGCACCTACGTGACCCCGGCCCATGCCGCCTACCGTGTCGACACGCTGCGCAGTTTCGTCGAGGACCTGCGCGAACAGGGTCACGACGTGACGACCGAGGTGCTGTCGTTCCAGGGTGGGATCTTGGAGCGTCTACGCCTGCTCGGCGGCGTGCCGGCGATCCACCAACGCTCCAAGATCGCCGAACCGTTCGCCGCTAAGGTGCATTCCGGAAATTTCCGGAATGTCTCGCTTTACGAAGCGCTGACCGAAGCCGGCGCCACCATCGCGCGAGCCTCCGAGCGGATCATCCCCGGCCTCCTGGGCGACGACCACGCCCGACTCCTGCGACGGCCCGCGGGCAGCCCGGTCTTCGTCAGCGAACGAACCACCTACGGCATCGGCGACGAGATCCTCGTCGAAGACCGGGCGGTCATCCTCGGCGACCTGCTGGAGATCAGGGCAGAGCGGGCCGCCACCCGCCTGTCCCTGCAGTGGAGTTCAGTCGATCTGCGGTAG
- a CDS encoding helicase-associated domain-containing protein, with product MATTFADQLRSLPDEALGALIQLRPDLVVPVPADISALAVRAQSRNSVARCLDGLDEFTLLILDAARLSRATDTALTSVDAILQLTEGVDPEDVRVAVDRLRVRFLLHGPPEALQVVGAVDEVTSPYPAGLGRPADFLDPAAGALVADRAKLRRTVLAAPAGARAVLDRLAAGPPIGALPRPALPRPGPDDDAGDKAEVAEPIRWLVEQHILVPVSEAGRAPRPDGELVELPREVGMLLRRDTGPLGALRPFPPLPEAPVRDRKAADSAGAGQVMEAVRATEAILEALAAEAAPVLRAGGLGVRDLKRLARAAGVDEPGAALLIEISYAAGLLGESEVNARATNGAAQDVFLPTAAYDLWRAAGVAHRWSALARSWLAMTRQPGLIGRRDERDRPINALAPDAERAGAPQARREALDALTDLEPGAAPAVDDLLGLLAWQTPRRSRGREVAHRDAYAGATLLGVTGLGAITSYARLLLADPEPDETDPLGLHPAEAPADAIRSLDALLPAPVDHILVQADLTVVVPGPPEPDLAGELDAVAEPESAGAASVFRVTPASVRRALDIGYRADDLHTLFRRRSRTPVPQTLTYLIDDTARKHGGLRSGSAGSYLRSDDEALLAEVLGDKRLVPVDLRRIAPTVLVSPRPVARLLGALRDAGYAPVAEDAGGAMVLTRPKARRAPTRTPRIAEPLGPPLLAGPRLAGVVEQLRRGDIATRAARRAPVTVRAAQGQAVPGLTAVQQHSQAMAVLQQAVRDKVKVWVGYVDSHGATLSRLVKPVSMSAGYLRAEDERGESLHTFALHRITAAVTEE from the coding sequence ACGAGTTCACACTTCTGATCCTGGACGCGGCCCGCCTGAGCCGCGCCACGGACACCGCGCTGACCTCTGTCGACGCGATTCTCCAGCTCACCGAGGGGGTCGACCCCGAGGACGTACGGGTGGCAGTCGACCGCCTCCGCGTCCGCTTCCTTCTGCACGGCCCACCGGAGGCGCTGCAGGTGGTGGGCGCCGTCGACGAGGTCACCTCCCCGTACCCGGCCGGCCTCGGCCGTCCCGCCGACTTCCTGGACCCCGCCGCCGGCGCTCTCGTCGCCGACCGCGCCAAGCTGCGCCGGACCGTGCTCGCCGCCCCGGCCGGGGCTCGAGCCGTCCTGGACCGCCTGGCCGCGGGTCCCCCGATCGGGGCACTCCCGCGCCCGGCCCTCCCGCGCCCCGGCCCGGATGACGATGCGGGCGACAAAGCCGAGGTCGCCGAGCCCATCCGATGGCTCGTCGAGCAGCACATCCTGGTTCCGGTCTCGGAGGCCGGCCGTGCGCCGCGCCCGGACGGTGAGCTGGTCGAGCTGCCCCGCGAGGTCGGCATGCTGCTGCGCCGCGACACCGGGCCGCTCGGCGCGCTGCGCCCGTTCCCGCCGCTGCCGGAGGCGCCGGTCCGCGACCGCAAGGCCGCCGACTCGGCCGGCGCCGGTCAGGTCATGGAGGCGGTCCGGGCCACCGAGGCGATCCTCGAGGCGCTCGCCGCCGAGGCGGCGCCCGTGCTGCGCGCCGGTGGCCTCGGTGTCCGTGACCTCAAGCGCCTGGCCCGGGCCGCGGGTGTCGACGAGCCGGGCGCCGCCCTGCTGATCGAGATCTCGTACGCGGCGGGCCTGCTCGGCGAGTCCGAGGTCAACGCCCGGGCGACGAACGGCGCCGCTCAGGACGTGTTCCTGCCGACCGCCGCCTACGACCTGTGGCGAGCCGCCGGAGTGGCGCACCGCTGGTCGGCACTGGCCCGGTCCTGGCTCGCGATGACCCGCCAGCCCGGCCTGATCGGCCGCCGCGACGAGCGGGACCGCCCGATCAACGCCCTCGCGCCGGACGCCGAACGGGCCGGGGCGCCGCAGGCCCGCCGGGAGGCGCTGGACGCCCTCACCGACCTGGAGCCGGGCGCCGCGCCGGCCGTCGACGACCTGCTCGGCCTGCTCGCCTGGCAGACGCCACGGCGTTCGCGCGGCCGGGAGGTGGCACACCGGGACGCCTACGCCGGCGCCACCCTGCTCGGGGTGACCGGGCTCGGGGCGATCACCTCGTACGCCCGCCTGCTCCTGGCCGACCCGGAACCGGACGAGACCGACCCGCTGGGGCTGCACCCGGCCGAGGCCCCGGCCGACGCGATCCGTTCCCTGGACGCGCTGCTGCCCGCCCCGGTCGACCACATCCTGGTCCAGGCCGACCTCACCGTGGTGGTGCCCGGCCCGCCGGAGCCGGATCTCGCCGGCGAGTTGGACGCGGTCGCCGAGCCGGAGTCGGCGGGCGCCGCCAGCGTGTTCCGGGTCACTCCGGCGAGCGTCCGGCGGGCGCTCGACATCGGTTACCGCGCCGACGACCTGCACACGCTCTTCCGCCGGCGGTCCCGCACGCCGGTGCCGCAGACGCTGACCTATCTGATCGACGACACCGCGCGCAAGCACGGCGGACTGCGCAGCGGCTCGGCCGGGTCCTACCTGCGCAGCGACGACGAGGCCCTGCTCGCCGAGGTGCTCGGTGACAAGCGCCTGGTCCCGGTCGACCTGCGCCGGATCGCGCCGACCGTGCTGGTCAGCCCGCGCCCGGTGGCCCGGCTGCTGGGGGCGCTGCGGGATGCGGGGTACGCCCCGGTGGCCGAGGACGCGGGTGGCGCCATGGTTCTGACTCGGCCCAAAGCGCGGCGGGCTCCCACCCGTACCCCCAGAATCGCCGAACCGCTCGGACCGCCTCTCCTGGCCGGCCCCCGCCTGGCCGGCGTGGTCGAACAACTCCGCCGCGGCGACATCGCGACGCGCGCGGCGCGGAGGGCGCCGGTGACCGTGCGCGCGGCACAGGGCCAGGCGGTGCCCGGACTGACCGCCGTGCAGCAGCACAGTCAGGCCATGGCGGTGCTCCAGCAGGCGGTCCGGGACAAGGTCAAAGTCTGGGTCGGGTACGTCGATTCGCACGGCGCCACCCTGTCCCGCCTGGTCAAACCCGTCTCGATGAGCGCGGGTTACCTCCGCGCCGAGGACGAGCGGGGCGAGAGCCTGCACACCTTCGCCCTGCACCGGATCACCGCCGCGGTGACCGAGGAGTAA
- the trpA gene encoding tryptophan synthase subunit alpha: MKRLVPYVTGGIRPDWTRYLVEYERNGATAIEIGLPFSDPILDGPTIQEASDRALSRGVTVASVLSDISDLSLTVPLIAMTYYNLVINKGPERFCADLAAAGVSGLIVPDLPIDEAGPVVTAAERHGVDLVLLAAPTTPPDRLAEIAARSGGWIYAVSTMGTTGERDQVAEEGIRLAKDLRELTGKPVLLAFGISRPEHAVAAAEASDGVVIGAALMRRILDGGEPEELGAVLGEFRAALDTVAV; encoded by the coding sequence GTGAAGCGCTTGGTCCCCTACGTCACCGGCGGTATCCGTCCTGATTGGACGCGCTACCTGGTCGAGTACGAACGCAACGGCGCCACGGCCATCGAGATCGGGCTGCCGTTCTCGGATCCGATCCTGGACGGGCCGACCATCCAGGAGGCGTCGGACCGCGCGCTGAGCCGTGGGGTGACGGTGGCGTCGGTGCTGAGCGACATCTCTGATCTGTCGCTCACCGTGCCGCTCATCGCGATGACCTACTACAACTTGGTGATCAACAAGGGTCCTGAGCGGTTCTGCGCCGACCTGGCCGCGGCCGGTGTCTCCGGCCTGATCGTGCCGGACCTGCCGATCGACGAGGCCGGCCCGGTCGTGACGGCAGCCGAGCGGCACGGTGTCGACCTCGTCCTGCTGGCCGCACCGACGACCCCGCCCGACCGCCTCGCCGAGATCGCCGCACGGAGCGGGGGATGGATCTACGCGGTCTCGACGATGGGCACGACCGGCGAGCGCGATCAGGTCGCCGAGGAGGGCATCCGGCTGGCGAAGGACCTGCGGGAACTCACCGGGAAGCCGGTGCTGCTCGCCTTCGGCATCTCCCGCCCCGAGCACGCGGTGGCCGCCGCCGAGGCCTCGGACGGCGTGGTGATCGGCGCCGCGCTGATGCGCCGGATCCTGGACGGCGGCGAGCCCGAGGAGTTGGGCGCGGTCCTCGGAGAGTTCCGGGCGGCCCTCGATACTGTGGCGGTCTAG